The genome window CTGGACGCTCGTCGCGGGGAAAGGCTTCGACGCCCGTGAGATCGACGGGCTTGACGGGCCCGTCATGGTAGCGGGCGGATGCGCGGTCGAGGAAGTCGGCGATAGGCTGGCGAAGCGGCTGGGAAGAAAGAAGGTCTATCTCGTCGACGGCTGTTGCGACCTGACGGGAACGACGGAAGCCCTGTGTCATCTAATGCGGGTCGACGCCGTCCGGGTCGGCAGCAGCCCCCGTCGCATAGGCCTGCTCAAGGCTTTCGAGATCCTCCTGCGGGCGAGGCTGAACCGCTCGAGCGGCAGGCAGGTCAGCGTGTTCAGCAAGGCCTTCAAGAAAAGGTAACCAAAGACCGGTGGACAGCGTTTTGAAGGGGACTACTTGAAGTGAGACAGACCGCTGGAGATGACACCCTGATTCTTTCCATCGACGCCGGCACGCAGTCGGTCCGCGCGGCCCTCGTCGACCTCGCCGGCCGCATCCGCCATCTCGTCAAGACCCCCATCGAGTCGTACTTTTCGCAGCGCCCCGGTTGGGCCGAGCAACAGCCGGAATACTACTGGCAGACGCTGTGCGAGACCTGCCGGAGGCTGTTCGACGCCGCTGGTTCCCCGAAAAAGAGCATCGCCGCTGTCACGCTGACGACCCAGCGCGGGACGTACATAAACGTCGACCGCCAGGGCAAGGCGTTGCGGCCGGCGATCCTCTGGCTCGACCAGAGGAAGGCTAGCACGAAGGGAATCCTCGATGCAGGCCTCGTCTCTTTTCTCAAGAGCGCGAAGCTCTATGACCTCGTCCGCTTCGCCGTCCGTTACTGCCGGTCGAACTGGGTCCGGCAGAACGAGCCCGACATCTGGGAGAAGACCCACAAGTTCCTCGGCGTCTCCGGCTACCTGACGCACCGGCTGACGGGCGAGTTCAGGGACTCGGCGGGGGGTATCGTCGGCACGATGCCGTTCGACGTGAAGACGTTCAACTGGGCGGCAAAGGACGACTTCACGTGGAGGCTGTTCCCGATCGAGGAGGAGAAGCTCCCGGCTCTGGTTCACCCCGGCGACCTGCTGGGGCACGTGACGCGCGAGGCCGCGGAAGAGACGGGCATTCCCGGCGGCCTGCCGTTGATCGCGGCCTCAAACGACAAGGCGTGCGAAATACTGGGCGCGGGCTGCCTCACGCCGGAGACAGCCTGCATCAGCTTCGGCACCATCGCCACGATCAACACCCAGAACAGCGAATACGTTGAGCTCCGCCCGTTGATGGCCCCCTACGCGTCGGCGATCCCTTTTCAATTTTACTCGGAGGTCGGCGTGACGAGGGGGCTGTGGATGGTATCGTGGTTCAAGGAGGAGTTCGGGCTGCAAGAGAGACTGCTGGCGGCGGAGAAGGGAATGCAGCCGGAGGAGCTGTTCGAGGAGCTTATGCGGAGCGTGCCGCCGGGCTCGATGGGCCTCGTTCTCCAGCCCTACTGGACGCCGGGCCCCGAGTTGGCATCCTACGCGAAGGGCTCGATAATCGGCTTCGGCGACATCCACACGAGGGCGCACCTGTACCGAGCGATCATCGAGGGGGTGGTCTTCGCGCTCAAAGAGGGAGCGCAACTGACGGAAGAGAAGAACGGCGTTCCCATCACGCAGGTCAGGGCGTCCGGCGGCGGCTCTCAGAGCGATTCGATCATGCAGGTGACGGCCGACATCTTCGGTCTGCCCGTTCAGAGGCCGCACACCCACGAGACGTCGGTCGTGGGGGCGGCAATCGACGCCGCCGTTGGGCTCAAGCTCTTCCCCGGCTTCGAGCAGGCGGTCGCCGCGATGACGCGGGTGCGGGACGTCTTCGAGCCCGTTGGGGAAAACGTGGAGATATACCGGAAGCTGTATGAGAGGGTCTACCTGAAGATGTACAAGAGGCTCCTGCCGCTGTTCCGGGAAATCCAGCGGATTACGGGCTATCCGGACTGACCGTCGCGCCGGATAGGACGTCGGCGGCTACGCCGCGCGGGCCGTCCCTTTCTGGAGCCGCTGCAAGAGCTCAGCCAGTCGGCCGTAGA of Dehalococcoidia bacterium contains these proteins:
- a CDS encoding FGGY-family carbohydrate kinase encodes the protein MRQTAGDDTLILSIDAGTQSVRAALVDLAGRIRHLVKTPIESYFSQRPGWAEQQPEYYWQTLCETCRRLFDAAGSPKKSIAAVTLTTQRGTYINVDRQGKALRPAILWLDQRKASTKGILDAGLVSFLKSAKLYDLVRFAVRYCRSNWVRQNEPDIWEKTHKFLGVSGYLTHRLTGEFRDSAGGIVGTMPFDVKTFNWAAKDDFTWRLFPIEEEKLPALVHPGDLLGHVTREAAEETGIPGGLPLIAASNDKACEILGAGCLTPETACISFGTIATINTQNSEYVELRPLMAPYASAIPFQFYSEVGVTRGLWMVSWFKEEFGLQERLLAAEKGMQPEELFEELMRSVPPGSMGLVLQPYWTPGPELASYAKGSIIGFGDIHTRAHLYRAIIEGVVFALKEGAQLTEEKNGVPITQVRASGGGSQSDSIMQVTADIFGLPVQRPHTHETSVVGAAIDAAVGLKLFPGFEQAVAAMTRVRDVFEPVGENVEIYRKLYERVYLKMYKRLLPLFREIQRITGYPD